One Pararhizobium sp. IMCC3301 DNA segment encodes these proteins:
- a CDS encoding phage holin family protein, with product MTNTSNIIETVRALISDATLLMQQEARLARAEAGEKIEQIQIGMVSIVTGLLIAFCALLVLVQALVVALANIMPASVAALLVGVTLAVIAFFAIKTGADQLKAKNLMPEKTIQSVRQSADTIKDAV from the coding sequence ATGACAAACACTTCAAACATTATCGAAACCGTAAGAGCGCTGATCAGCGACGCGACGTTGCTGATGCAGCAGGAAGCCCGTCTCGCCCGCGCTGAGGCTGGAGAGAAAATCGAGCAGATCCAGATCGGCATGGTGAGCATTGTCACCGGATTGCTGATCGCCTTCTGCGCCCTTCTGGTGCTGGTGCAAGCACTGGTCGTCGCTCTGGCTAACATCATGCCGGCATCGGTCGCCGCGCTGCTGGTGGGGGTCACACTCGCCGTCATCGCCTTTTTTGCTATCAAAACCGGAGCCGATCAGCTGAAGGCCAAAAACCTGATGCCGGAGAAAACAATACAATCCGTGCGCCAAAGCGCCGATACCATAAAGGATGCTGTATAA